One genomic region from Colletotrichum lupini chromosome 7, complete sequence encodes:
- a CDS encoding GPI transamidase subunit PIG-U — protein MTVGTSTQGGSKTGVYAAAAALRLLLFVAFPGLPDLLTGRVEISTPVTSFKRLQEGLFLYNHNVSPYDGGVYHQAPLFLPLFSLLPDPKSFPIFTYLLYVLVDILSADALSNIADSGEAGSSRLFSSPRRGKRWSGLVVASLYLFNPFTIATCVGRSTSVFSTCAILHAIAKAIAGHPLSAMVSLSFATYFSMYPALLLPPLVLLAHDRQDPIRRGTASTRRFALANVSVAAAVLAALFLMSFLLTGGSWEFLPSTYGAQLTLNDLTPNVGLWWYFFVEMFDSFRPFFLAVFWLHLSSYVGPLTIRIRTQPLVVLTLLLGIFAIFKPYPSIADTSLFLAMLSLFRHVFPLMRYTFVGAATIMYASFLGPAFYHLWIYAGSGNANFFYAITLVWSLGQSLLVSDLTFAVLRDEWEVERPEMVGKEIRQI, from the exons ATGACCGTCGGAACAAGTACACAGGGAGGCAGCAAGACGGGCGTCTACGCCGCCGCAGCAGCGCTGCGCCTGCTGCTCTTCGTCGCGTTCCCCGGCCTGCCTGACCTGCTTACCGGCCGCGTCGAGATCTCAACCCCCGTCACGAGCTTCAAGCGAT TACAAGAAGGACTTTTCCTCTATAACCACAACGTCTCCCCTTACGACGGCGGCGTATACCACCAGGCGCCCCTCTTCCTCCCCCTCTTCTCCCTCCTCCCGGACCCGAAGTCGTTCCCGATCTTCACATACCTTCTCTACGTCCTCGTCGACATCCTGAGCGCGGATGCCCTCTCCAACATCGCAGACTCTGGCGAAGCAGGCTCGTCTCGCCTCTTCTCCTCTCCCCGCCGCGGCAAGAGGTGGAGCGGCCTCGTCGTCGCATCGCT CTACCTCTTCAACCCCTTCACAATAGCAACCTGCGTCGGCCGCTCCACCTCCGTCTTCTCAACCTGCGCGATCCTCCACGCCATCGCAAAGGCCATCGCCGGCCACCCCCTCAGCGCAATGGTCTCCCTCTCCTTCGCCACCTACTTCTCAATGTACcccgccctcctcctcccgccCCTCGTCCTCCTCGCCCACGACCGCCAGGACCCGATCCGACGAGGCACCGCCTCGACCCGGCGCTTCGCCCTCGCAAACGTctccgtcgccgccgccgtcctcGCCGCCCTCTTCCTCATGTCCTTCCTCCTCACCGGCGGCTCCTGGGAGTTCCTCCCCAGCACCTACGGCGCCCAGCTCACCCTCAACGACCTGACTCCCAACGTCGGGCTGTGGTGGTACTTCTTCGTCGAGATGTTCGACTCCTTCCGGCCCTTCTTCCTCGCCGTCTTCTGGCTCCACCTCTCGAGCTACGTCGGGCCCCTGACGATCCGCATCCGCACGCAGCCGCTCGTCGTGCTGACGCTGCTCCTCGGCATCTTTGCCATCTTCAAGCCGTACCCGTCCATCGCGGACACGAGCCTGTTCCTGGCCATGCTGTCCCTCTTCCGGCACGTCTTCCCGCTCATGCGGTATACCTTTGTCGGCGCCGCGACGATCATGTACGCCTCGTTCCTCGGCCCGGCCTTCTACCACCTGTGGATCTACGCCGGCAGCGGAAACGCAAACTTCTTCTACGCCATCACGTTGGTCTGGAGCTTGGGGCAGAGCTTGCTCGTCAGCGATCTCACGTTTGCGGTGCTGCGCGACGAGTGGGAGGTGGAGAGGCCCGAGATGGTCGGAAAGGAGATTCGGCAGATTTAA